The Pocillopora verrucosa isolate sample1 chromosome 14, ASM3666991v2, whole genome shotgun sequence genome has a segment encoding these proteins:
- the LOC131789659 gene encoding enoyl-CoA delta isomerase 2-like, protein ITVTGLFDLTCGSDKAAFQSPSMELGQSPEGCSSFMFPRIMGPAKFNEMLLAGCKLTAVEVRDCGLVTDVFSHDKFTEEVQNRSLLLSEQLICDSFHDLLHGANKKECALLEERWLSEECMQAIMAFMQRKSKL, encoded by the exons ATAACAGTCACAGGCCTGTTTGACTTGACCTGTGGATCAGATAAAGCTGCATTTCAGTCACCATCTATGGAGCTAGGACAAAGCCCTGAAGGATGTTCCTCATTTATGTTCCCTAGGATAATGGGACCTGCAAAG TTCAATGAAATGTTGCTTGCTGGATGCAAGCTGACAGCAGTTGAAGTAAGAGACTGTGGATTGGTTACAGATGTTTTCTCCCATGACAAGTTCACAGAAGAAGTTCAGAACAGA TCTTTGTTGTTGTCCGAGCAGTTAATATGTGATTCATTCCATGATTTGTTACATGGTGCCAACAAAAAGGAGTGTGCTTTACTTGAAGAACGCTGGCTTTCAGAAGAGTGTATGCAGGCCATTATGGCTTTCATGCAGAGAAAGTCCAAATTGTAG